The window CCGATGTCGGCGGCGCGGGGCTCGATACGGTGAGCTGGCTGCTCTACGAGAAGGAGCTTGGCCGCGCCAACTACGCGCTGCACTGGACCTGCGTGGCGCGTCCTTCCAACATCCTGCTTGCCGGCACGCCGGAGCAACGCGAGAAATATCTCTTCCCCTGCATCCGCGGCGAGAAATGGGATTGTCTCGCCATGACCGAGCCGGGCGCCGGATCGGACCTACGCGGCATGAAGGCGACCGCCGTTCAGGACGGCTCGGACTGGGTGCTCAACGGCACCAAGCATTTTATCTCCCATGCCGACATTGCCGACTTCGCCATCGTCTTCATGGCTTCCGGCGAGGAAGATTCGCCACGCGGCAAGCGCAAGAAGATCACCGCCTTCTTCGTCGACAAGGGCACCAAGGGGTTCACGGTGCGCGACGGCTACCGCAATGTCTCGCATCGCGGCTACACGAATTCGATCCTTGAATTCGACGATTGCCGGCTGCCGGCGAGCCAGGTGCTGGGCGAAGTGCACAAGGGCTTCGACGTCGCCAATTCGTGGCTCGGCGCCACCCGCCTGCAGGTCGGCGCCACCTGTCTTGGCCGCGCCGAGCGGGCGCTCGGCCATGCCATCGAATATGCCGCGCAGCGCCAGCAGTTCGGCCAGCAGATCGGAAAATTCCAGGGCGTGTCGTTCAAGCTCGCCGACATGGCGACAGAACTGAAGGCGGCCGACCTGATGGTGTTCGAAGCCGGCTGGAAGTACGATCAGGGCACCGTCACCGATCAGGACATGGCGATGGCCAAGCTGAAGGCCACCGAGATGCTGGCGTTCGTTGCCGACGAAGCGATCCAGGTCCATGGCGGCATGGGACTGATGGACGATTTGCCGCTGGAGCGCATCTGGCGCGACGCGCGCGTCGAGCGCATCTGGGAAGGCACTTCGGAGATTCAGCGACATATTATTTCGCGGGCGCTGCTGCGCCCGTTCGGGGCTTAGAGCATGATCCCCAAAAGCCGGGCTCCGGTTTTGGAAAAGATCATGCTCAAACGAAAAGATGACCATGCATAAACTCGAACGTCTCCTGCGCCCGAAATCGATTGCCGTGTTCGGCGGGGCGCAGGCCGCCGCCGTCGTCGCGCAATCGATCAAGATGGGCTTTGCCGGCGAAATCTGGCCGGTGCACCCGACCAAGGACGAGGTCGCCGGCCGCAAGGCCTACCGCTCCGTCGCCGATCTGCCCGGCGCGCCGGACGCTGCCTTTGTCGGCGTCAACCGGCACCTCACCATCGAGATGGTCAAGGCGCTGGCTGAGCGCGGCGCCGGCGGCGCTGTGTGCTTCGCTGCCGGCTTCCTCGAGACCGAGGCCTATGACGAGGACGGCGAGCGGCTACAGGCCGAGCTCGTTGCCGCTGCCGGCCAGATGCCGATCATCGGTCCGAACTGCTATGGCCTGATCAACTATGCCGACGGCGCGCTGCTGTGGCCCGACCAGCATGGCGGCATCAGGCTGCCCGAGGGCGGCAGGGGCGTCGCCATCATCACGCAATCGTCCAACATCGCCATCAACATGACGATGCAGAAACGCGGCTTGCCGATCGCCTTCCTGATGACGGCGGGCAACCAGGCGCAGACCGGTCTTTCCGAAATGGCGCTCGGCCTGATCGAGGACGAGCGCGTCACCTCGCTTGGCCTGCACATCGAAGCTTTCGACTCCGTAGCCGGCTTCGAGCGGCTGGCAGTAAGGGCACGGGAGCTCAAAAAACCAATCATCGCCATGAAGGTCGGCCGCTCAGAACAGGCCAGACTGGCGACCGTTTCGCATACCGCTTCGCTGGCCGGTTCGGACGCTGCCTCGGGCGCCTTCTTGAGGCGGCTCGGCATCGCCCGGGTCGATTCCATCCCTGCCTTCATCGAGGCGCTGAAGCTGCTGCACATCACCGGGCCGCTGCCGGGCAACCGGCTGTCGTCGATGAGCTGTTCGGGCGGCGAGGCGTCCGTCATGGCCGACAGCGCCGAAGGCCGCTGGGTGCATTTCCCGATTCTGACGGAACAGCACCGCGCGCATGTCAAATCGACGCTCGGGCCGCTGGTCGCGGTCGCCAATCCGCTCGACTACCACACCTTCATCTGGAACAACGAGCCGGCGATGACCGCCACCTTCACCGCCATGGTGTCGGGCGGCTTCGACCTCAACATGCTGGTGCTCGACTTCCCAAGGCCCGACCGCTGCTCGGTCACCGACTGGTGGGCGACGCTGCGGGCCTTCGAGGCGGCGCTTAAGACCAACAAGGCAAAGGGCGCGATCGTTTCCTCGCTGCCCGAAAACCTGCCGGAAGAATATACCGCCGAGTTAATGGCACGCGGCATGGTGCCGTTGTTCGGCATTTCCGAAGCCATGGATGCCGCCCAGGCTGCGGCCTTCATCGGCTGGGCCTGGCGCGAGCCGCAGGCGCAGCCGGTCGATACCACCGCATCGGGCGCGTCAAGCGGCAGCCGTGTCACGCCGGACGAGGCCGAGGCCAAGGAACGGCTGCTCAAGGCGGGCCTGCCGGTGCCGAAGGGCGAGCGCGCGGTCAACGCCGTCGAGGCGGTGATTTCCTCGATGGCGCTCGGCTTCCCGGTGGCGCTAAAGGCGCTGGGCGTCACCCACAAATCCGAGGTCGGCGCGGTGCGGCTGAACCTCAAGGATGCCGAATCCGTCAGCACGGCGGCGCATGATCTTTTGCCGCTCGGCACCGGCCTCTACGCCGAGCGCATGGTGCGCGACGGCGTCGCCGAGCTGATCGTCGGCTTCACCCGCGACCCGATGTTCGGCGCGGTGATGACGCTGGGCACCGGCGGCGTATTGGTCGAATTGTTGCGCGACAGCGTGACCCTGATGCTGCCGGCGACGCGCGACGACGTCGAGGCGGCGCTGCGTGGACTGAAGCTCTTCCCGCTGCTCGAAGGCTATCGTGGCCGGCCGAAAGCCGACGTCCAGGCTGCCATAGACGCTATTTCGGGCATCGCCGCCTTCGTGCAGCAGAATGCCGGCGAGATCGAAGAGCTTGATATCAACCCGCTGATCGTCTGCGCCGAAGGCAAGGGCGCCTGGATCGCGGATGCGCTGCTGGTGCTTGGAGAAAAGAAGAATGGCTGACGTCATCACCACCCGCCGCGAAGGCACGATCCTCGAGGTGACGCTCGACCGGCCGAAGGCCAACGCCATCGACCTGAAAACCTCACGATCGATGGGCGAAACCTTCAAGGCCTTCCGCGACGATCCGGAACTGCGCGTGGCCATCGTCAAGACCGCCGGCGACAAGTTCTTCAGCGCCGGCTGGGATCTGAAGGCCGCCGCCGGCGGCGATCCGGTCGACGGCGATTACGGCGTCGGCGGCTTCGCCGGGCTGCAGGAGCTGCGCGACCTGAACAAGCCGGTGATCGCCTGCGTCAACGGCATGGCGGTCGGCGGCGGCTTCGAGCTGGCGCTGTCCTGCGACCTGATCTACGCCTCCGACCATTCCTCTTTCGCGCTGCCCGAAATCCGCGCCGGCACGCTGGCAGATGCCGCGACGATCAAGCTGCCCAAACGCATTCCCTACCATGTCGCCATGGATCTCCTGTTCACCGGCCGCTGGATGGATGTGGCGGAAGCGCATCGCTGGGGCCTGGTCAATGAAGTGCTGCCCAAGGAAAAACTCGAGGAGCGGGTCTGGGAGATCGCCAGGCTGCTCGCCAGCGGCCCGCCGCTGGTGTTTGCGGCGATCAAGGAGACCGCGCGCGTTGCCGAGGCGCTGACCTTCCAGGACGCGATGAACAAGGTGACGCGACGCCAGTTGCCGACGGTCGATGCGCTTTACGGGTCGGAGGACAATATGGAGGGATTCCGCGCCTTTGCGGAGAAGCGCGAGCCGGTTTGGAAGGGGAAGTGATCTCGCGCAGATGACAGCGCCAGGCCCCCCTCTCTGTCCTGCCGGACATCTCCCCCTCAAGGGGGGAGATCAGCAGCTTCGGCGACATCGCCCTTTCTGCAATGTTGGAGATTGGCGAAAACCTTCGCGACATCCAATCTCCCCCCTTGAGGGGGAGATGTCCGGTCCACCCTCCGCAGCTGCAGCGCAGCTGCTGCGGAGGACGGGCAGGACAGAGAGGGGGGCCTGGGCGCCATCACCTAAAGCTGGTCATCTGATATGACCGATTACAAAACCCTCATCGACGCCGAGACGTGGGCCTTCATCGAGAAGACCAATTCCTATTATCCGCCGGATACGATCGACTACACGATCGCCGAGCAACGCGCGATCTACAACCGCATGTGCCGGGAATTCTTCGCCGGCTATCCGCAAGGCGTGACAGCCGAGACGACGGCCATCACTGATCCCACCAACAGCATCCCGATCCGCATCTATCGCAGCGCGACGCCGAACCAGGCGGCGGCGGTGCTCTACATCCATGGTGGTGGCTACATTCTGGGCGGGCTCGACAGCCATGATGATGTCTGCGCCGAGCTCTGCCACCGCACCGGCTATGAGGTGGTCTCCGTCGATTATCGCCTGGCGCCGGAACATCTGCATCCGGCCGCCTTCGACGATGCGATGAGCGCCTTCGAATGGGCCGCTGAGACCTATGACCGCGCGATCGTGCTCTGCGGTGACAGCGCCGGCGGCAATCTCTGCGCCGCGGTCAGCCACGCGACGCGCGGTCACGTCAAGAAGCCGGCCGGCCAGGTGCTGATCTATCCCAGCCTTGGCGGCGACCGCTCGCGCGGCTCGTACATCAACCATGCCGGGGCGCCGATGCTGACTGCGCGCGATCTCGACTTCTACAAAGATATCCGCACCGGCGGCGTCGACCGGACCGGCGACATCACCTTGTATCCGCTCGCCGATGCCGATTTCGCCTACCTGCCGCCGACCGTGGTGATCACCGCGCAATGCGATCCGCTGTCCTCCGACGGCGAAGCCTATCGCGACCGCGTCATAGCTGCCGGTGGCCTGGCCTATTGGTTCGAGGAGCCGGGGCTGGTGCACGGCTATCTCAGAGCCCGGCACGCGGTCGGCCGGGCGCGGTCGAGCTTCACCCGCATCGTCGAGGCGGTATCCATGCTCGGCAAGGGCGAGTGGGTCTGGTGATCCAGGGTCAGCCTACTCAAACAGATTGAACCTTTCCATGCCCGTCCGCGACTGACGTGCAGGCACCGCAATGGTGCGGGCCGAAAGGAAAGCCCCAATGACCCGAAACCCAGAGGCTCCGCGGTCTCCAGGAACAACGCAAGCTCGGCGCGCCCACCGTCTTCGGGACGGGATCGATGCGCTGGGCTTCCGGCTGATTCCGTTGACCCTGCCAAGGAGCCGGCGTATCGTGACCAAGCGGAAAAAAGACAATTCGATCAGGGACGAACGAGCCGGAACGCCGCGCCTTGCCCTGATTTGCGCGGCGAAAACGGATGGTTCTTCCGACGGCCTCGGGGGGAGTTCAATGTTTTGCGACCGCGGCTCGTTCGTGGCTTCCCGCGCTGGCCATATAGGCCGCGCGATAACGACGACCAGCGGAATTCTCGCTTTGGCGCTGTCCGCCGGCCTCTGGCCCGGCAGCTCCGCCCAAGCCCAGGAAGCACGGATCATCTATCCCGGCTCGATGGCGGTGACCGGCTTCCCCGGCACCGTTATCCCCAATTTTGACTCTCCCGATTCTGAAAAGGGGGGCCTGCCACCCGGCGTCGACCCGGTCGACGAAACCTTCATCGACACCGCGCAGGCCTCGTTGCGGATTTTCGACGTCTCGCATCTCGGTGGACCGGCCTCCGGTCAGCTCGTCTACACCCCGCCGCCTTTCGAGGTGACTGCCGGCCAGATCGGCGAAGTATTCGGCCTCACCTATGACGACGGCGTCCGCGATGGGGTGCCGTCGGGTGTTCCGAACCTCTATGCGGCGGCGACCTCGCTGCATGGCATCGAGATCGTCACGCCGGACGCCGACAATGACGGGCGCCCCGAGCGGCAGCGCCGCGGCACCGCGGGCGCCGTCTTCATGGAGGGGCAGTTCGGCACCGAGAACGGCGGCGGGCCTGGCACGATCTGGAAGATCGACGGCATCAGCGGCGCCGTCTCGAAATTCGCCGACATCGGCACAAACAGCGGTCCCGGCATCGGCAATCTCGCCTTCGACCCGACCCACCGTGAGTTCTTCGCCTCCGACCTCGACACCGGGCTGATTCACCGCATCGATATCGAGGGCAATCTGATCGACACGTTCGACCATGGCGTTGCCGGACGCCCGGCGCATGGGCTGGCCCCGGTCGCCGACGACGGCGCCGTCATGGACATCCAGGGCGCCGCCTTCGATGGCGAGAACCCCGGAACCTGGGGTTATACGCAGGACGAACGTCGCGTATGGGCAGTCTCCTATCATGGCGGGCGGCTCTATTATTCGGTCGGCGGGAAGGCCGAGATCTGGTCGGTCGGCATTGCGAGCGACGGCGGCTTTGCCGGCGATCCGCGCTGGGAGTTGACGGTCAAGGCCGACAAGGACCAGGCCGTCACCGATATCGCCTTCGACAACAAGGGTTTCATGTATCTCGCCCAGCGTGGCCCGGTCGAAAACCGCTACGACTACAGCCGCTTCGCCGATTCCGGACAGGGCGAAGTCATCCGCTACCAGCGCGAAGACCCGGACGATCCGGCGACGGCATCGGTCTGGGTGGAAGCCCCGCAGGAATACGCAATCGGCTTCCCGCAGACCAACCGTCAGTCGGCCGGCGGCGTCGACCTGCAATATGGCTATGACGCCGAAGGCAATCTCGACACTTCGGTCTGCGCCGATACCGTCGCCAACACCGGCGACAAATTGCGCGACAATCCGGGGCTGGCCGAGCGGCTCGCCGCCGGCGGGCCGCTTGCCGTGCATGGTGTGCAGTTGACGCCGAGCGCGCTGGTCAAGCCGGCCAACGTTCCGCCCTTCGGCTCATGGTTCGTCGACTTCGACGGTTATTTCGAAGACCCCGACGTTGAAGGCCATGTCGGCGACATCAGGGTATGGCGCCCCTGCGAGGGCCGCGCCGGCTATTATGAGGAAATCCCCGGCGGCGGCTTCCTGCCCCCCTTCTATCCGCCGGACTTCCCGCCGCCCGGCAATCTGCCGCCCTGCGTCGATGTCGAGGACGTGCACTATTACTGCACGCCGCGCGGACTTCAGGCCGATCTCTATCTCAAAGACCCGGCCGGCTTCGGCGGCGATTCGATAAAGGCGCAGTCCAAGACGCCTGGCGTCGGGGTGACCTCGCCGATCTCGCACGCGCCGGGCAAGCCCTACACGATCGACGTCACCGGCCATAATCCGGGTGAGACCGTCAATGTCGGGCTCTGCTTCTACAAGAAGTCCGACCAGGACAAGGGCGGCTATTACCCTTGCTGCAAGATGACGCTGCCGCTCAGAACGCCGGCCGTCAGCTGCGAAGCGCCGAGGAGGGACAGATGAGCAGTCTCGCCCTTCCCCGCTTCGCTTCGCGCAAAACCGTTACGATCATGAAACCGCTGTCATACGCCAGGCGCGGCGCGCGTTGGCTGATGGCGGCCGGCATCGCGATCGCCATGATGCCGGCATTGCCGGTGCTTGCCCAAGACAAGGCCGCGGCGGCTACCGGCCAAGCCGCGGAATCCGCTCCTGAACCGCGCGGCATCAATCCTGAGCTCAGTCGCATAGTGCCATTCTTCACCAAGAAAGGCGGCCAGAGAGGCTGCGATTCCGCCGACTATGTCTTGAGCTTCGGCATCCGCGGCGACCCGCAGGACTTCGACCGGCCAAGCGTGGCGGCCCTGCTGAAAGCGACAAGGCTCGACTTCAAGGACCAGTTGCCGCACGGCTTGCAGATCGTCAGCGTCGATGTCGCCGGAGACGGCACCAGCGCCTCCGGCGGACCGTTGCCCGCTGCTTCGATCAGCACATCGGCCAGCCCGAACGACACGGCCAGCGTTTCCAACTTCCGCATCAGCGCTTCCAACCTCGACGGTGTCGGCGCCGCGAATGAACGCATCATTAATTTCCGGATCACGGCCAAGATCGATCCTGCGACCTTCCCCGTGCCGGCGACGGTCGATAACCAGGGACTGATTGAAGTGGCCTTCAGGGGTGGTCCGGCAACCACGATCCCGTCGCAGGATCCCGACAAGCCCGACGACGGCGATTTGCTCACCGGCGTCAAGACCTCGATCCAGATCGACCCGACCAAATGCAACCCGCCGCCTCCGCCTCCTAGCAAGGAGTGCTTCAAGTTCGAGCGCGGCACGGTCGATTGCGTGCCCGGCGGCGGCGCCTTCATCTACCACATGCCGGTCGGCCCGGAGATGGGCGGCAAGTGGGTGCAGGTGTCGACG is drawn from Mesorhizobium sp. B1-1-8 and contains these coding sequences:
- a CDS encoding acetate--CoA ligase family protein, with product MHKLERLLRPKSIAVFGGAQAAAVVAQSIKMGFAGEIWPVHPTKDEVAGRKAYRSVADLPGAPDAAFVGVNRHLTIEMVKALAERGAGGAVCFAAGFLETEAYDEDGERLQAELVAAAGQMPIIGPNCYGLINYADGALLWPDQHGGIRLPEGGRGVAIITQSSNIAINMTMQKRGLPIAFLMTAGNQAQTGLSEMALGLIEDERVTSLGLHIEAFDSVAGFERLAVRARELKKPIIAMKVGRSEQARLATVSHTASLAGSDAASGAFLRRLGIARVDSIPAFIEALKLLHITGPLPGNRLSSMSCSGGEASVMADSAEGRWVHFPILTEQHRAHVKSTLGPLVAVANPLDYHTFIWNNEPAMTATFTAMVSGGFDLNMLVLDFPRPDRCSVTDWWATLRAFEAALKTNKAKGAIVSSLPENLPEEYTAELMARGMVPLFGISEAMDAAQAAAFIGWAWREPQAQPVDTTASGASSGSRVTPDEAEAKERLLKAGLPVPKGERAVNAVEAVISSMALGFPVALKALGVTHKSEVGAVRLNLKDAESVSTAAHDLLPLGTGLYAERMVRDGVAELIVGFTRDPMFGAVMTLGTGGVLVELLRDSVTLMLPATRDDVEAALRGLKLFPLLEGYRGRPKADVQAAIDAISGIAAFVQQNAGEIEELDINPLIVCAEGKGAWIADALLVLGEKKNG
- a CDS encoding acyl-CoA dehydrogenase family protein, which gives rise to MNFGLSDEQKLIVETTRAFVENELYPHEREVERTGVLRRELIEELKTKAIGAGLYAANMPADVGGAGLDTVSWLLYEKELGRANYALHWTCVARPSNILLAGTPEQREKYLFPCIRGEKWDCLAMTEPGAGSDLRGMKATAVQDGSDWVLNGTKHFISHADIADFAIVFMASGEEDSPRGKRKKITAFFVDKGTKGFTVRDGYRNVSHRGYTNSILEFDDCRLPASQVLGEVHKGFDVANSWLGATRLQVGATCLGRAERALGHAIEYAAQRQQFGQQIGKFQGVSFKLADMATELKAADLMVFEAGWKYDQGTVTDQDMAMAKLKATEMLAFVADEAIQVHGGMGLMDDLPLERIWRDARVERIWEGTSEIQRHIISRALLRPFGA
- a CDS encoding carnitinyl-CoA dehydratase, with the translated sequence MADVITTRREGTILEVTLDRPKANAIDLKTSRSMGETFKAFRDDPELRVAIVKTAGDKFFSAGWDLKAAAGGDPVDGDYGVGGFAGLQELRDLNKPVIACVNGMAVGGGFELALSCDLIYASDHSSFALPEIRAGTLADAATIKLPKRIPYHVAMDLLFTGRWMDVAEAHRWGLVNEVLPKEKLEERVWEIARLLASGPPLVFAAIKETARVAEALTFQDAMNKVTRRQLPTVDALYGSEDNMEGFRAFAEKREPVWKGK
- a CDS encoding alpha/beta hydrolase, whose translation is MTDYKTLIDAETWAFIEKTNSYYPPDTIDYTIAEQRAIYNRMCREFFAGYPQGVTAETTAITDPTNSIPIRIYRSATPNQAAAVLYIHGGGYILGGLDSHDDVCAELCHRTGYEVVSVDYRLAPEHLHPAAFDDAMSAFEWAAETYDRAIVLCGDSAGGNLCAAVSHATRGHVKKPAGQVLIYPSLGGDRSRGSYINHAGAPMLTARDLDFYKDIRTGGVDRTGDITLYPLADADFAYLPPTVVITAQCDPLSSDGEAYRDRVIAAGGLAYWFEEPGLVHGYLRARHAVGRARSSFTRIVEAVSMLGKGEWVW